The genomic stretch agactgtgtggtgtattgtgttcatagtggatatattatagactgtgtggtgtattgtgttcatagtggatatattatagactgtgtggtgtattgtgttcatagtggatatattatagactgtgtggtgtattgtggatatattatagactgtgtggtgtattgtgttcattgtGGATATGATtattacagactgtgtggtgtattgtgttcatagtggatatattatagactgtgtggtgtattgtgttcatagtggatatattacagactgtgtggtgtattgtgttcatagtggatatattttagactgtgtggtgtattgtgttcatagtggatatattatagactgtgtggtgtattgtgatatattcatagtggatatattgtgactgtgtggtgtattgtgttcatagtggatatattatagactgtgtggtgtattgtggatatattatagactgtgtggtgtattgtgttcatagtggatatattatagactgtgtggtgtattgtgttcatagtggatatatttcagactgtgtggtgtattgtgttcatagtggatatattccagactgtgtggtgtattgtgttcatagtggatatattatagactgtgtggtgtattgtgttcatggtggatatattacagactgtgtggtgtatcatgtggatatattatagactgtggtGTATTGTGATATATtccagactgtgtgtgtattgtatataTTAccgactgtgtggtgtattgtgttcatagtggatatattatagactgtgtggtgtattgtgttcatagtggatatattatagactgtgtgtattgtgttcatagtggatatattaccgactgtgtggtgtattgtgttcatagtggatatattccagactgtgtggtgtattgtgttcatagtggatatattatagactgtgtggtgtattgtgttcatagtggatatatttcagactgtgtggtgtattgtgttcatagtggatatattccagactgtgtggtgtattgtgttcatagtggatatatttcagactgtgtggtgtattgtgttcagactgtgtggtgtattgtggatatattacagactgtgtggtgtattgtgttcatagtggatatattacagactgtgtggtgtattgtgttcatagtggatatattatagactgtgtggtgtattgtggatatattccagactgtgtggtgtattgtggatatattacagactgtgtggtgtattgtgttcatagtggatatattatagactgtgtggtgttatagtggatATATTCCAGActgtggtgtattgtggatatattCCAGActgtgtattgtgttcatagtggatatattatagactgtgtggtgtattgtgttcatagtggatatattatagactgtgtggtgtattggtgttcatagtggatatattaccgactgtgtggtgtattgtgttcatagtggatatattatagactgtgtggtgtattgtgttcatagtggatatatttcagactgtgtggtgtattgtgttcatagtggatatattatagactgtgtggtgtattgtgttcatagtgggatatattatagactgtgtggtgtattgtgttcatagtggatatattatagactgtgtggtgtattgtgttcatagtggatatattatagactatgtAGGCCAGAAGGTAAACTGGATAACCTTCTATCAAAATAAaagatatattatagactgtgcaaaggtgtttatttacaagtgttCCGAACAAAAAACACCAGTACTGGATATATTACAGCTTAAAAACtgtgccccatccacagctcaatctgTGTTCATGACTGAAAGGATATTTTGTAGTGTCACGTAGagtcccctcagaacaattaaccctaaccttaattaatcaattaacagaTGGCGGAACAAAGTtctctgtgcaaaggtgttttttccatgaactaaacatactgcCAAAAGatataccttatgggacagcttaaaaacaatgctgccccatccacaacATAACTAAACTTTACAACTGAAATTTCCTTTTATCACTActccctcagaacaattaaccctattaattaatcaattaacaatacaaacacaTTTATGAACTTCTAAAAGATATAattatgcccatatgcattaatgagccatttgggacaggcactataaagctcAACCCAATTCctttagctcgggtccttttccagcatacccacggaagctacagagatggagagaggaacagaacaaacaaacaatgcgctcatccacaacattggataagtataataattattgtatctctcaaatatgaacattgacaagtgtgaaatggatgcaccaagacagaagttaatttgtgtgtcgacccacattgttaacttatcttataatggcgcagggcggagtgatgaatatgtgtgtgcgttaaagaaccaaatgcccGCGTCAGTGACGAGGACTTCTACGCTAcatatagactgtgtggtgtattgtgttcatagtggatatattatagactgtgtggtgtattgtgttcatagtggatatattatagactgtgtattgtgttcatagtggatatattatagactgtgtggtgtattgtgctcatagtggatatattatagactgtgtgtgtattgtggaTATGTTATAGACTGTGTGCTGtattgtggatatattatagactgtgtggtgtattgtgttcatagtggatatattatagactgtgtggtgtattgtgttcatagtggatatattatagactatgtggtgtattgtgttcatagtggatatattatagactatgtggtgtattgtggatatattatagactgtgtatTGTATTGTGCTCATTGTGGATatgttatagactgtgtggtgtattgtggatatgttatagactgtgtggtgtattgtggatatattatagactgtgtggtgtattgtgttcatagtggatatattatagactgtgtggtgtattgtgctcatagtggatatattatagactatgtggtgtattgtggatatattatagactatgtggtgtattgtggatatgttatagactgtgtggtgtattgtggatatattatagactgtgtggtgtattgtgttcatagtggatatattatagactgtgtgtattgtgctcatagtggatatattatagactgtgtggtgtattgtgttatagtggatatattatagactgtgtggtgtattgtgttcatagtggatatattatagactgtgtggtgtattgtgttcatagtggatatattatagactgtgtggtgtattgtgttcatagtggatatgttatagactgtgtggtTCATAATtatggatatattatagactgtgtggtgtattgtgttcatagtggatatattatagactgtgtggtgtattgtgttcatagtggatatattatagactgtgtggtgtattgtgctCATAGTGGATATGTTATAATATGAGGTGTATTGTAGCTATTTGCAGGCAGAATGTTTCAGTGGTTCTAGTCTGGTACTGAAACTCTCCTCCTGGACTCTCAGCTTCTCTGTGAATTCAGCCTGTAACAACACAAGAGGAAAGCCATTGATGACGTTGTCATCAAAAGACCATTGTATATCCCTTGGCTCCGTGTTTCCCCCTGGCTCCGTGTATTCCCCCTGGCTCCGTGTATTCCCCTGGCTCCGTGTATTCCCCCTGGCTCCGTGTATTCCCCCCTGGCTCCGTGTATTCCCCCCTGGCTCCCCCTGGCTCCGTGTATTCCCCCTGGCTCCGTGCCTTCCCCCTGGCTCCGTGTATTCCCCCTGGCTCCGTGTATTCCCCCTGGCTCCGCGTATTCCCCCTGGCTCGGCGTATTCCCCTGGCTCCGCGTATTCCCCCTGGCTCCGCGTATTCCCCCTGGCTCCGCGTATTCCCCCTGGCTCCGCGTATTCCCCCTGGCTCCGCGTATTCCCCCTGGCTCCGGCGTATTCCCCCTGGCTCCCGCGTATTCCCCCTGGCTCCGTGTATTCCCCCTGGCTCCGTGTATTCCCCCTGGCTCCGTGTATTCCCCCTGGCTCCGTGTATTCCCCCTGGCTCCCCGTATTCCCCCCTGGCGTCGCGTATTCCCCCTGGCTCCGCGTATTCCCCCTGGCTCCGTGTATTCCCCCTGGCTCCGTGTATTCCCCCCTGGCTCCATGTATCCCTGAGCGTGCCGGTCTGCGTGTCGGTCGGTCGGTCAGTCAGTATACAAcatagtcagtcagtgtgtgtgtcagtcagtcagtgtgtgtgtcagtcagtcagtgtgtgtgtcagtcagtcagtcagtgtgtgtgtcagtcagtcagtcagtcagtgtgtcagtcagtgtgtgtgtcagtcagtcagtcagtgtgtgtgtcagtcagtcagtcagtcagtcagtgtgtgccagtcagtcagtgtcagccagtcagtcagtcagtcagtgtgtcagtcagtcagtgtcagtcagtcagtcagtcagtcagtgtgtcagtcagtatacaacatagacagtcagtcagtgtgtaccagtcagtcagtgtgtgtcagtcagtgtgtcagtgtgtgtcagtcagtcagtcagtcagtgtgtgtgacagtcagtcagtcagtcagtcagacagtcagtcagtgtgtcagtcagtcagtcagtcagtgtgtcagtcagtcagtcagtgtgtatacaacatagacagtcagtcagtgtgtcagtcagtataccagtcagtcagtcagtgtgtcagtcagtatacaacagacagtcagtcagtgtgtcagtcagtatacaacatagacagtcagtcagtatgtcagtcagtatacaacagacagtcagtcagtatgtcagtcagtatgtcagtcagtatgtccagtcagtcagtgtcagtcagtacaacagacagtcagtcagtgcgtcagtcagtccgtcagtcagtcagtacgtcagtatgtcagtcagtgtgtcagtcagtgtgtcagtcagtgtgtcagtcagtgtgtcagtcagtatacaacagtcagtcagtcagtatgtcagtcAGTATACAacatagacagtcagtcagtgtgtcagtcagtatacaacatagacagtcagtcagtatgtcagtcagtatacaacagacagtcagtcagtatgtcagtcagtgtgtcagtcagtgtgtcagtatgtcagtcagtgtgtcagtcagtgtgtcagtcagtcagtatacaacatagacagtcagtcagtgtcagtaTACAacatagacagtcagtcagtgtgtcagtcagtatacaacatagacagtcagtcagtgtgtcagtcagtatacaacagacagtcagtcagtatgtcagtcagtgtgtcagtcagtgtgtcagtcagtatgtcagtcagtatgtcagtcagtgtgtcagtcagtcagtatacaacatagacagtcagtcagtgtgtcagtcagtacgtcagtcagtcagtacgtcagtcagtcagtgtgtcagtcagtcagtatacaacagacagtcagtcagtgtgtcagtcagtatgtcagtcagtcagtacgtcagtcagtgtgtcagtcagtcagtatacaacatagacagtcagtcagtcagtgtgtcagtcagtatacacatagacagtcagtcagtgtgtcagtcagtcagtatgtcagtcAGTATACAacatagacagtcagtcagtgtgtcagtcagtatacaacatagacagtcagtcagtgtgtcagtcagtatacaacatagacagtcagtcagtgtgtcagtcagtatacaacatagacagtcagtcagtatgtcagtcagtatgtcagtatgtcagtcagtatgtcagtcagtatgtcagtcagtatgtcagtcAGTATGCAACATAgacagtcagtgtgtcagtcagtagtACAacatagacagtcagtcagtgtgtcagtcatgtcagtcagtatgtcagtcagtgtgtcagtcagtgtgtcagtcagtatacaacagacagtcagtcagtatgtcagtcagtatgtcagtcagtatgtcagtcagtatgtcagtcagtcagtgtgtcagtcagtgtgtcagtcagtgtgtcagtcagtatacaacatagacagtcagtcagtatgtcagtcAGTATGCAacatagacagtcagtcagtatgtcagtcagtatcagtcagtcagacagtcagtcagtatgtcagtcAGTATACAACagtagacagtcagtcagtatacaacacagtcagtcagtcagtatacaacagacagtcagtcagtatgtcagtcatgtgtgtcagtcagtcagcatgtcagtcagtatacagtcagtcagtcagtcagtcagtatgtcagtcAGTATACAacatagacagtcagtcagtcagtatgtcagtcAGTATACAacatagacagtcagtcagtatgtcagtcAGTATGCAACATAGACAGTCAGCCAGTATGCCAGTGGGTGGGTGGGTCGGTCGGGAACAATGATCAAATTCAACTACGAAACACCAGAATACATGAAGGTTGTTTATTTCAATAAAAACTACACAACAACAGCTTTAAATGATTCAGATTCATCATGAAATCCTACCTGTAGGGTTCCCAGCATCTCTTTGGTCAGATCTCCCAGCACGTCTTTGACATCCTGAACGTTGTATCCTTCCAACCCTGTAGCCTTGTTCTCCTGCTCCAGAGCTGTTTcacctggtacctctccatcctcctcctggCTGGTCCTCTGTCCCTGGGTCAACAGAACACCACCTATCAGACAGGCTGGTCCTCTGGGTCAACAGAACACCACCTATCAGACAGGCTGGTCCTCTGGGTCAACAGAACACCACCTATCAGACAGGCTGGTCCACTGTCCCTGGGTCAACAGAACACCAACTATCAGACAGGCTGGTCCTCTGGGTCAACAGAACACCACCTATCAGACAGGCTGGTCCTCTGGGTCAACAGAACACCACCTATCAGACAGGCTGGTCCTCTGGGTCAACAGAACACCACCTATCAGACAGGCTGGTCCTCTGGGTCAACAGAACACCACCTATCAGACAGGCTGGTCCTCTGGGTCAACAGAACACCACCTATCAGACAGGCTGGTCCTCTGGGTCAACAGAACACCACCTATCAGACAGGCTGGTCCTCTGGGTCAACAGAACACCACCTATCAGACAGCTGGTCCTCTGTCCCTGGGTCAACAGAACACCACCTATCAGACAGGCTGGTCCTCTGGGTCAACAGAACACCACCTATCAGACAGGCTGGTCCTCTGGGTCAACAGAACACCACCTATCAGACAGGCTGGTCCTCTGGGTCAACAGAACACCACCTATCAGACAGGCTGGTCCTCTGGGTCAACAGAACACCACCTATCAGACAGGCTGGTCTCTGGGTCAACAGAACACCACCTATCAGACAGGCTGGTCCCCTGGGTCAACAGAACACCACCTATCAGACAGGCTGGTCCTCTGGGTCGAGAACACCACCTATCAGACAGGCTGGTCCTCTGGGTCAACAGAACACCACCTATCAGACAGGCTGGTCCTCTGGGTCAACAGAACACCACCATCAGACAGGCTGGTCTCTGGTCAACAGAACACCACCTATCAGACAGGCTGGTCCTCTGGGTCAACAGAACACCACCTATCAGACAGGCTGGTCCTCTGGGTCAACAGAACACCACCTATCAGACAGGCTGGTCCTCTGTCCCTGGGTCAGTATCAGACATTCTGTTGCTCCATGTTCAAATCAACCGTTATGGTATTTAACTGCAATCTCCTACCCTTACATTCTGTTGCTCCATGTTCAAATCAACCGTTATGGTATTTAACTGCAATCTCCTACCCTTACATTCTGTTGCTCCATGTTCAAATGGAACTGCTATGGTATTTAACTGCAATCTCCTACCCTTACATTCTGTTGCTACATGTTCAAATCAACCGTTATGGTATTTAACTGCAATCTCCTACCCACATTCTGTTGCTACATGTTCAAATCAACCGTTATGGTATTTAACTGCAATCTCCTACCCATACATTCTGTTGCTCCATGTTCAAATCAACCGTTATGGTAtgtactagtagtagtggtaacacATTGATCAGTCATAAAGTCAAGCTTCAGTTCTCAGTGAAGAGGTCTTCAACAGTGTGACAGCACCCACCTGTGGTCTTATGGGAAATAGCAGGATCACTGACTTGGAATAGGAGTATTGGAATAGGAGTGACACTAACTCAGAgataatacacaataatacaaTCTGTATTATTTATTAATCTACTTGTCTTTTAAATCCAGATAGTACACCGAAAATATAAAAACATCAGCTGTGAGCAGTAACCTAAACAGAGCCCATGGTAGAGTCAATTACAGTACCTCTTCCTGCtgttcaacaggagtcatgtaatgaggtagtcatcagtagtagtacagtacctcttcctgctgttcaacaggagtcatgtaatgaggtagtcatcagtagtcctacagtacagtacctcttcctgctgttcaacaggagtcatgtaatgaggtagtcatcagtagtcctacagtacagtacctcttcctgctgttcaacaggagtcatgtaatggaggtagtcatcagtagtcctacagtacagttcctcttcctgctgttcaacaggagtcatgtaatgaggtagtcatcagtagtcctacagtacagtacctcttCCTGCTGTTCAACAGAGTCATGTAATGAGGTAGTCATCAGTAGTCCTGCAGTACAGTACCTCTTCCTGCTGTTCAACAGAGTCATGTAATGAGGTAGTCATCAGTAGTCCCAGTACCCTTCCTGCtgttcaacaggagtcatgtaatggaggtagtcatcagtagtcctacagtacctcttcctgctgttcaacaggagtcatgtaatgaggtagtcatcagtagtcctacagtacctcttcctgctgctcaacaggagtcatgtaatgaggtagtcatcagtagtcctacagtacctcttcctgctgttcaacagagtcatgtaatgaggtagtcatcagtagtcctacagtacctCTTCCTGCTGTACAACAGGAGTCGTAATGAGGTAGTcatcagtagtcctacagtacagtacctcttcctgctgttcaacaggagtcatgtaatgaggtagtcatcagtagtcctacagtacctcttcctgctgttcaacaggagtcatgtaatgaggtagtcatcagtagtcctacagtacagtacctcttcctgctgttcaacaggagtcatgtaatgaggtagtcatcagtagtcctacagtacctccttcctgctgttcaacagggagtcatgtaatgaggtagtcatcagtagtcctacagtacagtacctcttcctgctgttcaacaggagtcatgtaatggaggtagtcatcagtagtcctacagtacagtacctcttcctgctgttcaacaggagtcatgtaatgaggtagtcatcagtagtcctacagtacctcttcctgctgttcaacaggagtcatgtaatgaggtagtcatcagtagtcctacagtacagttcctcttcctgctgttcaacaggagtcatgtaatgaggtagtcatcagtagtcctacagtacctcttcctgctgttcaacaggagtcatgtaatgaggtagtcatcagtagtcctacagtacagtacctcttcctgctgttcaacaggagtcatgtaatgaggtagtcatcagtagtcctacagtacagtacctcttcctgctgttcaacaggagtcatgtaatgaggtagtcatcagtagtcctacagtacagtacctcttcctgctgttcaacaggagtcatgtaatGAGGTAGTCATCAGTAGTACCTCTTCCctgttacagtacagtagtccTCTTACCCTGCTGTTCAACAGAGTCATGTAATGAGGTAGTcatcagtagtcctacagtacagtacctcttcctgctgttcaacaggagtcatgtaatgaggtagtcatcagtagtcctacagtacctcttcctgctgttcaacaggagtcatgtaatgaggtagtcatcagtagtcctacagtacctCTTCCTGCTGTTCAACAGGGAGTCATGTAATGGAGGTAGTcatcagtagtcctacagtacagtacctcttcctgctgttcaacaggagtcatgtaatggaggtagtcatcagtagtcctacagtacagtacctcttcctgctgttcaacaggagtcatgtaatgaggtagtcatcagtagtcctacagtacctcttcctgctgttcaacaggagtcatgtaatggaggtagtcatcagtagtcctacagtacagtacctcttCCTGCTGTTCAATAAGTCATGTAATGAGGTAGTcatcagtagtcctacagtacctcttcctgctgttcaacaggagtcatgtaatgaggtagtcatcagtagtcctacagtacctcttcctgctgttcaacagagtcatgtaatgaggtagtcatcagtagtctacagtacctcttcctgCTGCTCAACAGAGTCATGTAATGAGGTAGTcatcagtagtcctacagtacctcttcctgctgttcaacaggagtcatgtaatGGAGGTAGTCATCAGtaatcctacagtacagtacctcttcctgctgttcaacaggagtcatgtaatgagagtagtcatcagtagtcctacagtacctcttcctgctgttcaacaggagtcatgtaatgaggtagtcatcagtagtcctacagtacagtacctcttcctgctgttcaacaggagtcatgtaatGAGGTAGTCATCAGTAGTCCTACAATAACAGTACCTCTTCCTGCTGTACAACAGGAGTCATGTAATGAGGTAGTcatcagtagtcctacagtacctcttcctgctgttcaacaggagtcatgtaatgaggtagtcatcagtagtcctacagtactcttcctgctgttcaacaggagtcatgtaatgaggtagtcatcagtagtccctacagtacctcttcctgctgttcaacaggagtcatgtaatgaggtagtcatcagtagtcctacagtacctcttcctgctgttcaacaggagtcatgtaatgaggtagtcatcagtagtcctacagtacctcttcctgctgttcaacaggagtcatgtaatgaggtagtcatcagtagtcctacagtacagttcctcttcctgctgttcaacaggagtcatgtaatgaggtagtcatcagtagtcctacagtacagtacctcttcctgctgtacaacaggagtcatgtaatgaggtagtcatcagtagtcctacagtacagtacctcttCCTGCTGTTCAACTTAGGAGTCATGTAATGAGGTAGTcatcagtagtcctacagtacctCTTCCTGCTGTTCAACAGAAGTCATGTAATGGAGGTAGTCATCAGTAGTCCTACAGTGCAGTACCTCTTCCTGCTGTTCAACAGAGTCATGTAATGAGGTAGTcatcagtagtcctacagtacctcttcctgctgttcaacaggagtcatgtaatgaggtagtcatcagtagtcctacagtacagttcctcttcctgctgttcaacaggagtcatgtaatggaggtagtcatcagtagtcctacagtacctcttcctgctgctcaacaggagtcatgtaatgaggtagtcatcagtagtcctacagtacagtactcttcctgctgttcaacaggagtcatgtaatgaggtagtcttcagtagtcctacagtacctcttcctgctgttcaacaggagtcatgtaatgaggtagtcatcagtagtcctacagtacctcttcctgctgttcaacaggagtcatgtaatgaggtagtcatcagtagtcctacagtacctCTTCCTGCTGTTCAACAGGAGTCATTTAATGGAGGTAGTcatcagtagtcctacagtacctCTTCCTGCTGTTCAACAGAGTCATGTAATGGAGGTAGTcatcagtagtcctacagtacctCTTCCTGCTGTTCAATAGGAGTCATGTAATGAGGTAGTCATCAGTAGTCCTGCAGTACAGTACCTCTTCCTGCtgttcaacaggagtcatgtaatgaggtagtcatcagtagtcctacagtacctcttcctgctgttcaacaggagtcatgtaatgaggtagtcatcagtagtcctacagtacccccccttaatgatttagatgcactattgtaaagtggctgttccactggatgtcagaaggtgaattcaccaatttgtaagtcg from Oncorhynchus masou masou isolate Uvic2021 unplaced genomic scaffold, UVic_Omas_1.1 unplaced_scaffold_1868, whole genome shotgun sequence encodes the following:
- the LOC135532467 gene encoding ciliary-associated calcium-binding coiled-coil protein 1-like; protein product: MTPVEQQEEGQRTSQEEDGEVPGETALEQENKATGLEGYNVQDVKDVLGDLTKEMLGTLQAEFTEKLRVQEESFSTRLEPLKHSACK